One Gammaproteobacteria bacterium DNA window includes the following coding sequences:
- a CDS encoding response regulator transcription factor: MRILLVEDDPQLGDGIRTGLHQAGYIVDWLQDGLSALHSLEVENFDMVVLDLGLPRLDGISVLKKIRTSGNDVPVLILTARDTVADRVNGLDSGADDYLLKPFDLDELCARVRALSRRHSGRASSLIKYLDIILNPVDRSLRKNGENITLSTREFNILQIFLENIGRVLSRERIEESLFGWDDSLESNATEVHIHHLRKKLGKELIVTIRGVGYMIPKAD; this comes from the coding sequence ATGCGCATATTGCTGGTTGAAGATGATCCACAGTTAGGTGATGGTATTCGTACTGGCTTACATCAAGCTGGTTATATCGTAGATTGGTTACAGGATGGTCTGTCAGCGCTACACAGCCTTGAAGTAGAAAACTTTGATATGGTCGTACTTGACCTTGGCTTGCCACGTTTGGACGGCATCAGTGTGCTGAAAAAAATTCGCACCTCTGGAAACGATGTACCTGTGTTGATTTTGACGGCCAGGGATACGGTGGCTGATCGGGTCAATGGGCTTGATAGTGGCGCTGATGACTACTTGCTAAAACCTTTTGATCTGGATGAACTATGCGCCCGAGTCAGAGCATTAAGTCGTCGCCACAGCGGAAGAGCATCATCATTAATAAAATACCTGGATATTATCTTAAACCCAGTAGATCGCAGCCTTAGAAAAAATGGTGAAAATATTACCCTATCAACTCGAGAGTTCAATATTTTACAAATTTTCCTAGAAAATATTGGTCGGGTATTATCTAGAGAGCGCATTGAAGAAAGCCTGTTCGGTTGGGATGATTCGCTTGAAAGCAATGCCACTGAAGTCCACATTCATCACCTGCGTAAAAAACTGGGCAAAGAGCTTATTGTGACTATTCGCGGTGTTGGTTACATGATTCCAAAAGCAGATTGA
- a CDS encoding arginine N-succinyltransferase, which translates to MTQNNKTESTPSSGLGWLKITGLLLLTIIVSVLITVWSMKNYLFVSEFTPVTLNAQEEKVLQRKIKKLDVIEVRQKNSVENNDVKNEILKPEAYSEEGAKRDINFTEKELNALLAKNTDLARKLAVDLADDLVSIKLLMPMDEDFPIFGGKTLRLKAGAEFAYRDARPVVILKGVTVMGVPVPNAWLGDIKNVDLVKEFGGHEGFWKSFSEGVSDIQIEEGRLRIKLKE; encoded by the coding sequence ATGACTCAAAACAATAAAACAGAAAGCACCCCAAGCTCAGGATTGGGGTGGCTGAAAATCACAGGATTATTGTTGCTTACGATTATTGTTTCCGTCCTGATTACTGTATGGAGCATGAAAAACTATCTGTTTGTGTCCGAATTCACTCCGGTAACCCTCAATGCCCAAGAGGAAAAAGTTCTTCAGAGAAAAATTAAAAAGCTGGATGTAATAGAAGTCAGACAAAAAAATTCTGTCGAAAATAATGACGTTAAAAATGAAATACTGAAACCAGAAGCCTACAGTGAAGAAGGTGCAAAACGTGACATTAATTTTACCGAAAAAGAGTTAAATGCCTTACTGGCAAAAAATACAGATTTAGCACGTAAACTGGCTGTCGATCTGGCTGATGACCTTGTCAGTATAAAGTTATTAATGCCAATGGATGAGGATTTCCCCATTTTTGGCGGTAAGACACTGAGACTGAAAGCTGGTGCTGAATTTGCCTACAGAGATGCACGCCCAGTCGTAATATTAAAAGGAGTAACCGTTATGGGAGTTCCTGTACCCAACGCCTGGCTGGGTGATATAAAGAATGTTGATTTGGTTAAAGAGTTTGGTGGCCATGAAGGGTTTTGGAAAAGCTTCTCTGAAGGCGTAAGTGACATCCAGATAGAAGAAGGTCGGCTGAGAATAAAATTGAAAGAGTGA
- a CDS encoding FKBP-type peptidyl-prolyl cis-trans isomerase — MKFLKYTVVLPLCFSSVIAVQAASLDNDEKKFSYLQGYKAGKLVTAENPGFDIKSFNMAMEDALNGKDPKLSEEEIRATVQAVQQKNIANMKAAAEKNLKAGETYLEANKKKEGVKTTSSGLQYQIIKEGSGKKPTSNDSVTVHYRGTLINGEEFDSSYSRNKPSTFPVGGVVQGWQEALPMMKEGAKWEIIVPASLAYGTRGAPPNIGPNETLIFEIELLSIAKK; from the coding sequence ATGAAATTTTTAAAATATACTGTTGTACTCCCTCTATGTTTTTCTTCTGTAATAGCAGTTCAGGCGGCATCACTTGATAATGATGAAAAAAAATTTAGTTACTTGCAAGGTTATAAAGCCGGAAAGTTGGTGACAGCTGAAAATCCAGGCTTTGATATTAAATCTTTTAACATGGCGATGGAAGATGCTCTTAATGGTAAAGATCCCAAGCTGAGTGAAGAAGAAATTAGAGCAACCGTACAAGCTGTTCAACAGAAAAATATTGCTAATATGAAAGCCGCTGCAGAAAAAAACCTTAAAGCGGGGGAAACGTATCTGGAAGCTAACAAGAAAAAAGAGGGTGTAAAAACTACATCGAGTGGCTTGCAGTACCAAATTATTAAAGAAGGCAGTGGTAAAAAACCAACATCAAATGACAGTGTTACGGTTCATTACCGTGGTACTTTGATTAACGGTGAAGAGTTTGACAGTTCTTACAGTCGTAATAAGCCTTCAACATTTCCCGTGGGTGGTGTTGTTCAGGGCTGGCAAGAAGCATTGCCTATGATGAAAGAGGGCGCTAAATGGGAAATTATTGTTCCTGCCAGTCTTGCTTATGGTACGAGGGGCGCGCCACCTAATATTGGCCCCAATGAAACACTTATTTTTGAAATTGAATTGTTATCAATTGCTAAAAAATAA
- the nuoL gene encoding NADH-quinone oxidoreductase subunit L produces MKLVYLGVVLAPLVGSIIAGVFGKAVGRSGAHWAATLGVAISFILSLVTFNHVVIGGAPVFDETIYTWLISDGFSFEVGFLVDNLTAIMMIVVTFVSLMVHIYTIGYMHDDPGYQRFFCYISLFTFSMLMLVMANNFMQLFFGWEAVGLVSYLLIGFWYKKETAIFANMKAFLVNRVGDFGFLLGIAAVLMYFGSLNYAEVFAGSPSVANLTMEIIPGVEWNVMTVICILLFIGAMGKSAQVPLHVWLPDSMEGPTPISALIHAATMVTAGIYMVARMSPMYELSVTALSVVLVIGAITALFMGFLGIIQNDIKRVIAYSTLSQLGYMTVALGASAYAAGIFHLMTHAFFKALLFLAAGSVIIAMHHEQDIRKMGGLKKYMPITYVCMLIGSLALIGFPGFSGFFSKDAIIEGVKASQIPGSSFAYACVVLGVFVTALYSFRMFFLVFHGKERMDKQTKEHLHESPKIVTIPLILLAIPSIFIGLFAIGPFLFGDFFAKEIFVLPEHDVLAKIGESYTGVLGFMLHGLMTLPFWMALGGVLCAWFLYLKRPDLPAKIKQRFQFIYNILDKNYGFDAFNNAFFAAGSRRLGKLLWRTGDEKGIDGIMVNGSARAIGWVSSKVRNLQTGYLYHYAFAMIVGLMLLLSWYLPW; encoded by the coding sequence ATGAAATTAGTTTATCTGGGTGTCGTTTTAGCACCACTTGTTGGTTCAATCATTGCTGGTGTATTTGGCAAGGCTGTTGGTCGTTCAGGCGCTCATTGGGCAGCAACGCTGGGTGTCGCAATTTCTTTTATTCTTTCACTTGTTACATTCAATCATGTAGTCATTGGAGGTGCTCCAGTATTTGATGAAACAATTTATACTTGGTTGATCAGTGATGGATTTAGTTTTGAAGTTGGCTTTCTTGTCGATAACCTGACTGCCATAATGATGATTGTTGTGACTTTTGTTTCATTGATGGTTCATATCTATACCATTGGTTATATGCATGATGACCCAGGTTATCAGCGATTTTTCTGCTATATCTCTCTATTTACTTTCTCAATGCTGATGCTTGTGATGGCGAATAACTTCATGCAGTTATTTTTTGGTTGGGAAGCCGTCGGTTTGGTTTCTTACCTTCTTATTGGCTTTTGGTATAAAAAAGAGACCGCTATTTTCGCGAATATGAAGGCCTTTTTAGTGAACCGAGTGGGTGATTTCGGCTTTTTGTTAGGTATTGCTGCTGTACTTATGTATTTTGGTAGTCTTAACTATGCAGAAGTGTTTGCGGGTTCACCGAGCGTGGCCAACCTAACAATGGAAATAATACCCGGTGTTGAATGGAATGTGATGACGGTGATTTGTATATTGCTCTTTATTGGTGCGATGGGTAAGTCAGCACAGGTTCCTCTGCATGTTTGGTTGCCTGACTCAATGGAAGGCCCGACTCCTATTTCTGCATTGATTCATGCCGCAACAATGGTTACTGCGGGTATCTACATGGTGGCTAGAATGTCACCTATGTATGAGTTGTCAGTGACCGCATTAAGTGTGGTTCTTGTGATTGGTGCGATTACTGCATTATTTATGGGGTTTTTAGGTATCATTCAAAATGATATCAAACGTGTTATTGCTTATTCTACACTGTCTCAATTAGGTTATATGACCGTTGCATTGGGCGCTTCTGCTTATGCTGCCGGTATTTTTCACCTGATGACTCACGCCTTTTTTAAGGCGCTGCTATTCTTGGCGGCTGGCTCAGTAATCATTGCAATGCATCACGAGCAAGATATTCGTAAAATGGGTGGTTTGAAAAAATATATGCCCATTACTTACGTCTGTATGTTGATTGGATCATTGGCATTGATTGGTTTTCCTGGGTTTTCAGGATTTTTCTCAAAAGATGCAATTATAGAAGGTGTCAAGGCATCTCAAATTCCAGGCTCTAGTTTTGCTTATGCCTGTGTGGTCTTAGGTGTGTTTGTAACGGCACTCTACTCCTTTCGAATGTTTTTCTTGGTATTCCACGGAAAAGAACGCATGGATAAACAGACCAAGGAGCATCTGCATGAAAGCCCTAAAATTGTAACTATCCCACTTATACTGCTGGCGATACCATCTATATTCATTGGACTATTCGCAATCGGACCATTTCTATTCGGTGACTTTTTTGCAAAAGAAATTTTTGTTCTGCCCGAACATGATGTGTTGGCAAAAATTGGTGAAAGCTACACCGGTGTACTCGGTTTTATGTTGCATGGATTGATGACGCTTCCATTCTGGATGGCGCTTGGCGGAGTTTTATGTGCCTGGTTCCTGTATCTGAAACGCCCAGATCTTCCAGCTAAAATAAAACAGCGTTTTCAATTTATTTATAACATTCTTGATAAAAACTATGGTTTTGATGCTTTCAATAATGCATTTTTTGCAGCGGGTAGCAGAAGGCTTGGAAAGCTTTTATGGCGAACAGGTGATGAGAAAGGTATTGATGGAATTATGGTCAATGGCTCTGCGCGTGCAATTGGCTGGGTGTCAAGTAAGGTTAGAAACTTGCAAACGGGTTACCTATACCATTACGCGTTTGCAATGATTGTTGGGCTGATGCTGCTATTAAGCTGGTATTTACCTTGGTAG
- a CDS encoding NADH-quinone oxidoreductase subunit M yields the protein MTDLPLLSLVIWLPIIGGMIVLAAHKASDNFVRWMSLAISVLVFLVSIPLYTLFDTATHEMQFTETASWIPTFNISYALGVDGISMPLILLTTFFTIIVVIAGWEVIKTRVALYMASFLIMEGMMNGVFAALDGVLFYVFWEAMLVPMFLIIGIWGGADRIYATIKFFLYTFLGSVLLLITLIYLYFQVGSFSILAFQDVQIGMTAQILIFLAMLLAFAVKVPMWPVHTWLPDAHVQAPTGGSIILAAIMLKLGAYGFVRFMLPITPDASQELDWLVITLSLIAIVYISFVAIVQEDMKKLIAYSSIAHMGFATLGFFLIYGILENTGSTQGAALGIEGGLVQLISHGFISGAMFYCIGIMYDRMHSRRISDYGGVVNTMPVFAAFFVLFAMANTGLPGTSGFVGEFMVILSAFKSNFWIAFLASTTLIFGAAYTLWLIKRVIFGEVANDNVAALKDVNKREILILSVLAFFVLALGVYPDPLVEVMHSSVDHLVQQAVTSKL from the coding sequence ATGACTGATTTACCTTTACTGAGTCTTGTCATCTGGCTGCCCATTATTGGCGGGATGATTGTACTTGCTGCACATAAGGCAAGCGATAACTTTGTCCGATGGATGTCGTTGGCTATTTCTGTATTAGTGTTTTTGGTTTCTATACCTCTCTATACACTATTTGATACAGCGACACATGAAATGCAGTTCACAGAAACTGCATCCTGGATACCTACATTTAATATAAGTTATGCGCTGGGTGTTGATGGTATTTCAATGCCACTGATCTTGTTGACAACCTTTTTTACTATTATTGTCGTTATTGCGGGTTGGGAAGTTATTAAAACTCGAGTTGCACTCTACATGGCTTCATTCCTGATTATGGAAGGTATGATGAATGGAGTGTTTGCAGCACTTGATGGTGTGCTGTTTTATGTGTTCTGGGAAGCAATGCTGGTGCCCATGTTCTTGATTATTGGTATTTGGGGTGGCGCGGATAGAATTTATGCAACGATCAAGTTTTTCCTATATACATTTTTGGGCTCAGTACTTTTACTGATTACACTAATTTATCTCTACTTTCAGGTGGGGAGTTTTTCTATTCTGGCATTTCAGGATGTACAAATTGGAATGACGGCTCAAATCTTGATTTTTCTTGCAATGTTGCTGGCTTTTGCAGTCAAAGTACCTATGTGGCCGGTACATACCTGGTTGCCTGACGCGCATGTTCAGGCTCCAACTGGTGGTTCAATTATTTTAGCAGCAATTATGCTCAAACTAGGTGCATATGGTTTTGTGCGCTTTATGCTTCCGATTACGCCTGATGCCAGCCAAGAGCTTGATTGGCTCGTTATCACTCTTTCTTTAATTGCTATTGTTTACATCTCTTTTGTTGCCATTGTACAAGAGGATATGAAAAAGCTTATTGCTTATTCATCAATTGCCCATATGGGTTTTGCAACACTAGGATTTTTTCTTATATACGGTATTTTGGAAAATACGGGTTCAACCCAAGGTGCGGCCTTGGGTATTGAAGGTGGTTTGGTTCAGCTGATATCTCATGGCTTTATTTCCGGTGCTATGTTTTATTGTATTGGTATAATGTATGACAGAATGCATTCACGTCGAATCAGTGACTATGGCGGCGTAGTGAATACAATGCCGGTATTTGCTGCTTTCTTTGTACTTTTTGCTATGGCTAACACAGGGCTTCCAGGTACATCTGGGTTTGTAGGTGAGTTTATGGTTATTTTAAGTGCATTCAAGTCAAACTTCTGGATCGCATTCTTAGCGTCAACAACACTGATTTTTGGTGCGGCTTATACTTTATGGCTAATCAAACGGGTTATTTTTGGTGAAGTTGCTAATGATAATGTTGCTGCTCTTAAGGATGTGAATAAGCGGGAAATTTTGATACTTAGCGTATTAGCATTTTTTGTATTGGCTTTAGGCGTGTATCCAGACCCATTGGTTGAAGTTATGCATAGCTCAGTTGATCATTTGGTTCAACAGGCTGTGACCTCTAAGCTCTAA
- a CDS encoding NADH-quinone oxidoreductase subunit J — MNIEPFVFYLFSTVLVLASIAVVTVRNTVFAALFLVLAFFTCAALWILLEAEFLSLVLILVYVGAVMVLFLFVVMMLDTKEASLREGFTKYLIPGGLVAIVIVIEMAIVVGPENFGLDKFADPVARGADYSNTKELGMVLYTEYVYPFELAAVLLLVAIIAAISLTMRRRPQTKHQDPSKQVLVRSEDRVRVVKMESEKMNE, encoded by the coding sequence ATGAATATAGAACCGTTTGTTTTTTATCTATTTTCGACTGTATTAGTCTTAGCTTCTATCGCTGTGGTTACGGTTCGAAATACAGTATTTGCAGCACTCTTTCTAGTTTTGGCATTTTTTACCTGTGCCGCACTCTGGATTTTATTAGAGGCAGAATTTCTCTCACTGGTATTGATTCTGGTCTATGTGGGTGCGGTCATGGTTCTTTTCCTTTTTGTAGTGATGATGCTGGATACTAAGGAAGCATCACTTAGAGAGGGGTTTACAAAATATTTAATTCCAGGTGGGTTAGTCGCAATTGTTATAGTGATTGAAATGGCTATTGTCGTTGGACCAGAAAATTTTGGTCTGGACAAGTTTGCCGATCCTGTTGCACGTGGAGCTGATTACAGCAATACCAAAGAGCTGGGGATGGTTTTATATACAGAATATGTTTATCCATTTGAACTTGCCGCTGTATTACTTTTGGTTGCGATTATTGCAGCAATTTCTTTAACAATGCGTCGCAGACCTCAAACAAAACATCAGGATCCATCGAAGCAAGTGCTTGTTCGCAGTGAAGATCGTGTACGAGTTGTTAAAATGGAATCCGAAAAAATGAACGAGTGA
- the nuoK gene encoding NADH-quinone oxidoreductase subunit NuoK, protein MIALSDFLILGAILFAIAIVGIFLNRKNIIIILMAIELMLLAVNMNFVAFSHYLNDISGQIFVFFILTVAAAEAAIGLAILMLVFRSRRSINVSNLDSLKG, encoded by the coding sequence ATGATAGCACTTTCAGACTTTTTGATTTTAGGCGCAATTTTATTTGCGATAGCGATTGTTGGAATATTTCTTAACCGGAAAAATATCATCATAATATTGATGGCAATTGAATTAATGCTGCTCGCAGTCAATATGAATTTTGTTGCTTTCTCACATTACTTAAATGATATTTCAGGTCAAATTTTTGTTTTCTTTATATTAACAGTGGCGGCAGCAGAAGCAGCTATAGGCTTGGCTATATTAATGTTGGTATTTCGTAGCCGTCGATCCATTAATGTTAGTAACCTGGATAGTTTAAAAGGATAA
- the nuoN gene encoding NADH-quinone oxidoreductase subunit NuoN gives MNFITPDFMPILPEIFVLTMACVVLIIDLYLKDENRAVIYLLTLVTLVGAAVLTLFLHTPEPVITFHGTFIKDTMSDVLKIFIYLVSGIVFLYSRDYLIERNMFKGEYFALGLFAVLGMMVLVSANNMITIYLGLELMSLALYAMVAFQRDNQKAVEAAMKYFVLGAIASGLLLYGMSIIYGMTGTLNITEIGIKVSEMPSDNIVLLFGVVFILVGLAFKLGAVPFHMWIPDVYHGAPTAVTLFIATAPKIAAFGMVMRLLVDGLGGLQAHWQEMLIALAVMSIIFGNVIAIAQTNIKRMLAYSTISHVGFLLLGIIATGANGYSSAMFYIIVYTLMGLGSFGMIILMSRAGFEADELDDLKGLAKRSPWFASMMILIMLSMAGIPPLIGFFAKLAVLQAVIDAGYVWLAVLAVLFSVVGAYYYLRVVWYMVFEEPKETAPIKASFDVQVVMSINGLGMIALGLFPASLLGMCAAAFAY, from the coding sequence ATGAATTTCATCACACCCGATTTTATGCCAATTTTGCCTGAAATTTTCGTTCTAACGATGGCATGTGTTGTGCTGATTATTGATCTTTATCTTAAAGACGAAAATCGTGCCGTTATTTATCTGTTGACGTTAGTCACTTTGGTAGGTGCAGCAGTTCTTACGCTATTTTTGCATACGCCGGAGCCAGTCATTACCTTTCATGGCACGTTTATTAAAGACACGATGAGTGATGTACTCAAGATTTTTATTTATCTGGTCAGTGGTATTGTCTTTCTCTATTCTCGTGATTACCTGATTGAACGCAATATGTTTAAAGGGGAGTATTTCGCTCTAGGGCTATTTGCTGTCTTGGGTATGATGGTGCTTGTGTCTGCCAATAACATGATTACAATCTATCTTGGTTTGGAGCTGATGTCTCTGGCTCTATATGCAATGGTTGCTTTTCAACGTGATAATCAAAAAGCAGTTGAAGCGGCTATGAAATACTTTGTATTGGGTGCGATCGCTTCGGGTTTGTTGCTCTATGGTATGTCAATTATTTATGGCATGACAGGTACGTTAAATATTACTGAGATAGGTATTAAGGTTTCAGAGATGCCTTCGGATAATATTGTCTTGTTATTCGGCGTTGTCTTTATTCTTGTTGGCCTTGCTTTTAAACTGGGTGCTGTTCCATTCCATATGTGGATCCCTGATGTTTATCATGGTGCGCCCACAGCCGTGACGCTTTTTATTGCAACGGCTCCTAAAATCGCTGCTTTTGGTATGGTCATGCGCTTGTTGGTCGATGGGTTGGGGGGTCTTCAAGCTCATTGGCAGGAAATGCTTATAGCATTGGCTGTGATGTCCATCATCTTTGGTAATGTTATTGCGATTGCACAGACCAACATTAAACGTATGCTGGCTTATTCAACGATCTCACATGTTGGCTTTTTATTGCTGGGTATTATCGCAACTGGAGCCAATGGTTACTCATCGGCAATGTTTTATATTATTGTTTATACATTGATGGGTCTGGGTAGTTTTGGGATGATTATCCTCATGAGTCGGGCTGGTTTTGAGGCGGATGAACTGGATGATTTGAAAGGCCTTGCGAAACGCAGTCCCTGGTTTGCATCAATGATGATATTAATTATGCTCTCTATGGCGGGCATACCTCCATTAATCGGTTTTTTTGCCAAGCTGGCAGTATTGCAAGCGGTTATTGATGCCGGATATGTTTGGTTGGCTGTATTGGCGGTGTTGTTTTCTGTTGTGGGTGCCTACTATTATTTAAGAGTCGTATGGTACATGGTGTTTGAAGAGCCAAAAGAAACAGCGCCAATTAAAGCTTCTTTTGATGTTCAGGTGGTGATGAGTATTAATGGGTTGGGAATGATTGCTCTGGGGCTTTTTCCTGCCTCATTGCTTGGAATGTGCGCGGCGGCATTTGCTTATTAA
- a CDS encoding DUF2835 domain-containing protein, which yields MSQKTRFSLAISPEQYLAYYQRTVNNVSVMASDGRRIQFPANLLQKFVTHDGIQGIFEIEFDDQHKLLEIRKLQ from the coding sequence ATGTCGCAAAAAACCAGATTTTCTCTGGCTATTTCACCTGAACAATACCTCGCTTATTATCAGCGTACAGTCAATAATGTCAGTGTGATGGCTTCTGATGGTCGTCGGATTCAATTTCCAGCCAATCTATTGCAAAAGTTTGTCACTCATGATGGTATTCAAGGCATCTTTGAAATAGAGTTTGATGATCAACATAAGCTGCTTGAAATACGTAAGCTCCAGTAG
- a CDS encoding DNA-deoxyinosine glycosylase — MKTSFPAIATKEAKILILGSMPGEESLKQQCYYAHPRNAFWYIMSTIFNFDSGLHYEKRVDILKANNIALWDVLKRCNRSGSLDSAIQSSSIEINNFKDFYHNHSFIQNIFFNGVKAEQEYKKRVIPTLQNLHSTIKYHKLTSTSPAMAMRTKEKKLVEWKTIIEEAINNDSKQ, encoded by the coding sequence ATGAAAACCAGTTTTCCAGCGATCGCAACAAAGGAGGCAAAGATATTAATTCTGGGCAGTATGCCCGGTGAAGAATCACTCAAACAACAATGTTATTATGCGCACCCAAGGAATGCCTTCTGGTATATCATGAGTACCATTTTTAACTTTGATAGCGGCCTCCATTACGAAAAAAGAGTCGATATATTAAAGGCCAACAATATCGCACTGTGGGATGTATTAAAACGCTGCAACCGATCCGGCAGTCTGGACAGTGCAATTCAATCCAGCTCTATTGAAATAAATAATTTTAAAGATTTTTACCATAATCACTCTTTCATTCAAAATATATTTTTTAATGGTGTGAAAGCAGAGCAAGAATATAAAAAACGTGTTATACCCACCCTTCAAAACTTACATTCAACCATCAAATATCATAAATTGACATCCACAAGCCCTGCAATGGCCATGCGCACAAAAGAAAAAAAGCTCGTAGAGTGGAAAACAATCATAGAAGAGGCAATCAATAATGACTCAAAACAATAA
- a CDS encoding ATP-binding protein: protein MKPRSIRQNLLLLVLITVFFAWIVAGFFIYYSTKHEAEEIYDTQLVQSAKLLASLVRHEVGGAHQLQIDRDDFLPVIHKYETKISFSIYHHDGTLMTHSSSSPLLPIIEYTSGFKEMQVDGITWYTYNLYDPQTKFLIQTAQRHDVREEMVAYINHSVLFVMLISLPFIAIFIWISISRGLRPLFQLADTISKRSIHQLEPITLEGAPTETQPIVRSLNALFDRLHQAFEKERRFTADAAHELRTPLAGIKTQAQVALRATETSQRQQAIKQVITGVNRTTKLVNQLLILARVDAEQHLVRADLDLKLLCATIIGEQIASALKKNIEINLQAESPAIICGNEELIHIMVTNLINNAIRYTPDKGRIIVNVTNEAQSVILDVKDSGSGIPKPLKKQVFDRFKRGEHQDISGSGLGLSIVLEIAELHHAKIHLDQGLENTGLSIKVTFSKSSIKYNSHVNALSS from the coding sequence ATGAAACCTCGTTCAATTCGTCAAAACCTATTACTGTTAGTATTAATCACTGTATTTTTCGCTTGGATAGTGGCAGGGTTCTTTATTTACTACAGCACTAAGCATGAAGCAGAAGAGATCTACGATACTCAACTGGTGCAGAGCGCCAAACTGTTAGCCTCCCTGGTCAGACATGAAGTAGGTGGAGCGCATCAATTACAAATTGATAGAGATGATTTTTTACCGGTCATTCATAAATATGAAACCAAAATATCATTTAGTATTTATCACCACGATGGTACTTTGATGACACACTCATCTTCGTCCCCGTTACTGCCCATCATCGAATATACCAGTGGCTTTAAAGAGATGCAGGTCGATGGCATAACGTGGTACACCTACAACCTCTACGATCCACAAACTAAATTCCTCATCCAGACCGCACAGCGCCACGATGTTCGTGAAGAAATGGTCGCTTACATCAACCATAGTGTATTATTCGTTATGTTGATTTCTCTGCCGTTCATTGCGATTTTTATTTGGATCAGTATTAGCCGCGGCTTACGCCCACTGTTTCAGTTAGCAGACACCATATCAAAACGCTCAATTCATCAACTGGAACCTATTACACTTGAAGGTGCACCCACCGAAACCCAACCTATTGTTCGCTCATTAAATGCACTTTTTGATCGGCTGCACCAAGCTTTTGAAAAAGAGCGTCGTTTTACTGCTGATGCAGCACATGAGTTACGCACCCCCTTAGCAGGTATAAAAACTCAGGCACAGGTCGCTTTACGAGCAACTGAAACCAGTCAACGACAACAGGCGATAAAGCAAGTGATCACGGGAGTTAACCGTACGACCAAACTGGTTAATCAATTACTGATTTTAGCTCGAGTTGATGCTGAACAACATCTAGTCAGAGCTGATTTAGATCTAAAGCTGTTATGTGCAACCATTATTGGTGAACAGATTGCTTCGGCACTAAAGAAAAATATAGAAATCAATTTGCAAGCTGAGTCGCCAGCGATTATCTGTGGCAATGAAGAACTGATACATATTATGGTCACTAATTTGATCAATAATGCCATTCGTTATACACCTGATAAGGGACGTATTATTGTTAATGTGACGAACGAGGCACAAAGTGTCATACTTGATGTGAAAGACTCAGGGTCAGGCATTCCCAAGCCATTAAAAAAACAAGTTTTTGATCGTTTTAAACGCGGCGAACACCAAGATATCTCTGGCAGTGGATTGGGGTTATCAATCGTATTAGAAATTGCAGAGTTACATCATGCAAAAATCCATCTGGATCAAGGCCTGGAAAATACCGGCCTTAGCATTAAAGTCACTTTTTCAAAAAGCAGCATTAAATATAATTCCCACGTAAACGCACTATCCAGTTAA